One stretch of Desulfovibrio sp. JC022 DNA includes these proteins:
- the ilvN gene encoding acetolactate synthase small subunit yields MKHTISALVRNKTGVLAESSAAFQDNKINITSISCGETENMEVSRMVICAEGSKDEITKVTEELKAMDFVIQLDDLARKEFVDRELVLIKVEVNKDTMSQIMQIFEVFRADVVGMGQKTITVELSGDQERVEGLIKILQPFGIKSLCRTGMIALKRGDE; encoded by the coding sequence CCGCACTGGTAAGAAACAAAACCGGAGTTCTGGCCGAATCCTCAGCGGCTTTTCAGGACAATAAAATCAACATTACTTCCATTTCCTGTGGCGAAACAGAGAATATGGAAGTATCACGCATGGTCATCTGCGCCGAAGGAAGCAAGGATGAAATAACCAAAGTGACAGAAGAGCTCAAAGCCATGGACTTTGTTATTCAACTGGACGATCTCGCCCGTAAGGAATTTGTAGACCGCGAGCTGGTTCTGATAAAAGTTGAAGTAAACAAAGACACCATGTCTCAGATCATGCAGATTTTCGAAGTATTCCGGGCAGATGTGGTTGGCATGGGTCAAAAAACCATCACAGTTGAACTCAGCGGAGATCAGGAACGTGTAGAAGGGCTTATAAAGATACTCCAGCCTTTCGGAATCAAAAGTCTGTGCCGCACCGGTATGATCGCACTCAAACGCGGAGATGAATAA
- a CDS encoding phosphate acyltransferase: MTITSLGEIITAVRNHKRPARVAIAPCAEEFVIRSALTAHEERIAEPIFIGNREKSLAVAQEHGLNIDGFEFHEENDDAEAVAIAVTLFKEGKADLIMKGLVSTSVVLKAILNKQTGVPTKGIISHVSVFEASSQKRLILLTDAGVNIKPNLQRKADILRNAIDVARKLGMEKPKAAILAATEKVNYPAMPATLDADILAKMAAEDAFGEAQVAGPLALDLAISTTAAACKGIDNPVAGCADILLTPEIESGNILYKALTTIAGKTMASVVVGSDVPIVVSSRGDSDSSKFHSIALACYLSGM; this comes from the coding sequence ATGACCATAACATCACTTGGTGAAATCATTACAGCGGTTCGTAATCATAAACGTCCTGCACGCGTGGCAATAGCCCCATGCGCTGAAGAATTTGTAATCCGCTCCGCTCTCACCGCTCATGAAGAAAGAATTGCCGAACCAATATTTATCGGCAACCGGGAAAAATCCCTCGCTGTTGCGCAAGAACACGGGCTGAACATAGATGGTTTTGAATTTCATGAAGAAAATGATGATGCCGAAGCTGTGGCAATAGCCGTAACCCTCTTCAAGGAAGGCAAAGCTGACCTGATCATGAAAGGACTGGTCAGCACCAGTGTTGTACTCAAGGCTATTCTCAATAAGCAGACCGGGGTTCCCACAAAAGGAATCATCAGCCACGTAAGTGTATTTGAAGCTTCTTCCCAGAAAAGACTGATTCTTCTGACCGATGCCGGGGTTAACATCAAACCCAATCTGCAACGCAAGGCCGATATCCTGCGCAATGCCATTGATGTTGCCCGCAAACTCGGCATGGAAAAACCCAAGGCAGCTATCCTCGCAGCCACGGAGAAAGTAAACTACCCGGCCATGCCGGCCACCCTTGATGCGGATATTCTAGCCAAAATGGCTGCGGAAGATGCCTTTGGTGAAGCACAGGTTGCCGGACCGCTCGCTCTTGATCTTGCTATTTCCACAACAGCAGCAGCCTGCAAGGGAATAGACAACCCGGTAGCCGGTTGCGCCGACATACTGCTTACCCCTGAAATTGAAAGCGGCAATATTCTTTATAAGGCACTGACAACCATTGCAGGCAAGACCATGGCCAGCGTTGTTGTGGGCAGCGATGTGCCTATTGTGGTTTCATCAAGGGGTGACTCGGACAGTTCAAAGTTCCATTCCATAGCACTGGCCTGTTACCTTTCAGGAATGTAG
- a CDS encoding ABC transporter substrate-binding protein produces MDSTKKIFITIAMIVFLIPHYAPAGEIISIATDHFPPYSYEENGTAKGIQIELAKVIFDKMNVRLEVPVLPWERAILMAESRKIDGLFGVRKTEERMRWLIFPEEPTFEVSTVIFKRKDDPFVYAGINSLQNKTIGVIGGYTYGDQFDKSNIFKRAKVANLKQNFLKLLAGRIDLVVSYQDVGDYILKDINLQNRIVACSVPVHKTPFYIAFARKPGHGKLSREFSRILKELKRSDQCPETMSKIGIPPHMIQCE; encoded by the coding sequence ATGGATAGCACTAAAAAGATTTTCATCACAATTGCGATGATCGTATTTTTGATTCCGCACTACGCTCCTGCCGGAGAAATAATTAGCATCGCCACGGACCACTTTCCCCCTTATTCATACGAAGAAAACGGCACAGCCAAAGGAATTCAGATTGAACTTGCAAAAGTTATATTTGATAAAATGAACGTCAGACTTGAAGTCCCGGTCCTACCTTGGGAACGGGCAATACTCATGGCGGAATCCCGTAAAATTGATGGCCTGTTCGGCGTCAGGAAAACTGAAGAGCGGATGCGCTGGCTGATTTTCCCGGAAGAACCGACTTTCGAAGTCAGCACTGTAATCTTTAAGCGTAAAGACGATCCTTTTGTCTACGCAGGAATAAATTCACTACAAAACAAAACTATCGGAGTCATCGGCGGCTACACTTATGGCGACCAGTTTGATAAAAGCAATATATTCAAAAGAGCAAAAGTAGCCAATCTCAAACAGAACTTTTTAAAACTACTGGCCGGGCGGATTGATCTTGTGGTTTCTTACCAGGATGTAGGAGACTACATTCTGAAAGATATAAATTTACAAAACCGGATCGTTGCATGTTCAGTTCCAGTCCACAAAACACCATTTTACATCGCCTTTGCCCGCAAGCCGGGACACGGCAAATTAAGCCGTGAATTTTCACGTATTCTCAAAGAATTAAAAAGATCAGATCAATGCCCCGAAACCATGAGCAAAATAGGAATACCGCCACACATGATTCAGTGCGAATAA
- a CDS encoding ABC transporter substrate-binding protein: MKKIVNVIIAILVSILLMPEDCSATKKLIFATDPFPPYYYKEDGTTKGIQVELAKIVFSKMNTQFKIEFVPWKRALLMAESGKVDGIFGLRKTKERQSWLIYPEEPLMNITSTIFKRVDDPFIYDKISSLEGKNIGIIKGYTYGKIFDNSTLFKTEEVKNIRQNFLKLMAGRVDLVAGYRIVGNHILRNMKLESKVVPSPVAIHVTPLYIGFTHKPGNEKIVREFSNMLKEFKNTDECDEIMHKVGLPPEMKTPCK; encoded by the coding sequence ATGAAGAAAATAGTAAATGTCATCATCGCAATTTTGGTGTCCATATTGTTAATGCCTGAAGATTGTTCCGCCACTAAGAAACTTATTTTCGCAACAGACCCCTTCCCGCCTTACTACTATAAAGAAGACGGAACCACGAAAGGAATACAGGTAGAACTGGCAAAAATTGTTTTTTCAAAAATGAACACCCAATTCAAAATTGAATTCGTCCCCTGGAAAAGAGCTTTGCTCATGGCAGAATCCGGCAAAGTGGATGGAATATTCGGGCTGCGCAAAACAAAAGAACGGCAAAGCTGGCTGATATATCCTGAAGAACCGCTCATGAATATAACTTCGACAATATTCAAGCGTGTTGACGACCCGTTTATTTACGATAAAATATCTTCTCTCGAAGGTAAAAACATTGGAATAATCAAGGGATACACATACGGTAAGATCTTTGACAACAGCACTCTATTCAAAACTGAAGAAGTTAAAAATATACGCCAAAATTTCCTGAAACTTATGGCTGGACGAGTAGATTTAGTTGCTGGCTATCGCATTGTGGGAAATCATATTTTAAGAAACATGAAGCTTGAGAGCAAGGTTGTACCCAGCCCTGTAGCGATACATGTTACTCCGTTATATATCGGATTCACCCATAAACCGGGCAATGAAAAAATCGTTCGCGAGTTCTCCAATATGCTTAAAGAATTTAAAAATACAGATGAATGCGATGAAATCATGCACAAAGTAGGCTTACCGCCTGAAATGAAGACTCCGTGTAAATAG
- a CDS encoding LysR family transcriptional regulator: MSKTNPSNLDLNLLVILDTIFTEQSLTLAGNKLFMSQSAVSHALAKLRDYFDDPLFIRRGNIMEPTPLCKTIHRNITPSLKTITQSLHDRGEFDPSSSKRTFCLGLSDYLCKLLLPGILKRIESQAPGISIRVVQMTYEKRIEMLQSGKLDVFLGCPRGHNAGVLKEKLFDDREVCVVRNDHPIKGNVMNEEEMADSEFAALSLSESGLGFLEDYLYRKGVQRKIKIVLQQETVIPSLVENSDLVGSVAQRLAEMYAVKGRLRIVRMPLENTGFEVAQHWHSLNDNDPAQKWIRSIIKEVARSLPPLKLR, encoded by the coding sequence ATGAGCAAAACTAATCCATCCAACCTTGACTTGAACCTTCTGGTAATACTCGACACCATTTTTACAGAGCAAAGCCTGACTCTTGCCGGGAACAAACTGTTTATGAGCCAATCTGCGGTAAGTCACGCCCTTGCTAAGCTACGCGACTATTTTGATGACCCCCTCTTCATTCGACGGGGCAACATCATGGAACCTACACCGCTGTGTAAAACAATACACCGCAACATTACTCCCAGCCTGAAAACAATTACCCAGTCATTGCATGACCGAGGGGAATTTGATCCTTCATCATCCAAACGGACTTTCTGCCTAGGGCTCAGCGACTACCTATGCAAGCTACTGCTTCCGGGAATATTAAAGAGGATTGAATCACAAGCTCCGGGCATATCCATTCGTGTGGTTCAGATGACTTATGAAAAACGCATTGAAATGCTTCAAAGCGGAAAACTTGATGTCTTTCTTGGCTGTCCCAGAGGACATAATGCCGGGGTACTTAAGGAAAAACTCTTTGACGACCGGGAAGTCTGCGTTGTCCGCAATGACCACCCCATCAAAGGAAATGTAATGAATGAGGAAGAAATGGCTGACAGTGAATTTGCAGCCCTTTCTCTTTCCGAATCCGGGTTGGGGTTTCTTGAAGATTATCTTTATCGCAAGGGCGTACAGAGGAAAATAAAGATTGTGCTGCAACAGGAAACGGTTATTCCTTCGCTAGTGGAAAATTCAGACCTTGTAGGCAGTGTGGCCCAGCGTCTGGCAGAAATGTATGCAGTAAAAGGTAGATTGCGTATTGTAAGAATGCCACTGGAAAACACTGGATTTGAAGTAGCCCAGCACTGGCATTCCTTAAATGACAATGATCCTGCACAAAAATGGATTCGCTCAATTATAAAAGAAGTAGCAAGATCACTACCCCCATTGAAACTGAGGTAA
- a CDS encoding bacteriohemerythrin produces the protein MPVKLKLTLSIAVIFLMAVASVVMTAFFPAAESGISLSQIIIICIALAATVLAFISLNSGLDDQFKILSNYLVDLSKGKKKTSIPADLDDEIHDTAKKAGEAVHLLAEECRKAKDESESLRSRINSAESEVERANKEVTEQKEALDAISKSASNAGGISGKLFAGIEELSAQVNQVSSGMDLQRDRVTETATAMEEMNSTVLEVAQNAGLAANSSAQSKENAVHGAEGVTEAIQSFEQIKETILNLKETMGTLGEQADNIGQIMTVITDIADQTNLLALNAAIEAARAGEAGRGFAVVADEVRKLAEKTMDATKGVGEAVSKIQDNARENIAAVESAAEDIVNSTESAAKSGELMEAIVGIVDETNTQVESIAAASEEQSAASEEINMAISDVARVASETSEGMSASAHALNEIASVVEELDSIVQGISSGRVVDTSSGKIVEWSDDLSVNVRTIDEHHMKLLDLINELYGAMRQRKSIDVIADFTNDLLEYTTYHFGYEEKIFDKHRYPETKEHKKLHAIFVQKIADFKDEIDAGKLTASTELIRFLKDWLIKHIMVVDAKYTDFMHEHGYH, from the coding sequence ATGCCCGTAAAACTTAAACTAACCTTATCCATTGCAGTTATTTTCCTGATGGCCGTTGCTTCGGTTGTCATGACTGCTTTTTTTCCCGCTGCTGAATCAGGCATTTCTCTATCGCAAATAATTATTATCTGTATTGCTCTCGCAGCTACAGTGCTGGCATTTATTTCCTTAAATTCAGGACTGGATGACCAGTTTAAAATTCTCAGTAACTATCTTGTCGACCTGAGCAAAGGCAAAAAGAAAACGTCCATCCCTGCCGATCTTGATGATGAAATACATGACACAGCAAAAAAAGCAGGAGAAGCTGTTCATTTGCTGGCTGAAGAGTGCCGCAAGGCAAAAGATGAATCAGAAAGTTTGCGCAGCCGGATTAATTCGGCAGAATCAGAAGTTGAAAGGGCAAACAAGGAAGTGACAGAACAAAAAGAAGCTCTTGATGCAATCTCAAAATCAGCATCAAACGCGGGCGGAATTTCAGGAAAACTTTTCGCAGGAATCGAAGAACTCAGCGCACAGGTCAATCAGGTAAGCTCCGGTATGGACCTGCAAAGGGACCGCGTAACTGAAACAGCCACCGCAATGGAAGAGATGAACAGCACTGTTCTTGAGGTTGCCCAGAATGCCGGTCTTGCCGCAAACAGTTCCGCGCAATCAAAAGAAAATGCAGTACATGGCGCAGAGGGAGTTACCGAAGCCATCCAATCTTTTGAACAGATCAAGGAAACCATCCTTAACCTCAAAGAGACCATGGGCACACTTGGTGAACAGGCTGACAACATCGGTCAAATTATGACTGTAATTACTGATATTGCCGACCAGACCAACTTGCTGGCTCTTAACGCAGCAATCGAAGCGGCTCGTGCCGGTGAAGCTGGACGCGGCTTTGCAGTTGTTGCTGACGAAGTACGCAAACTTGCAGAAAAAACCATGGACGCAACCAAAGGCGTTGGTGAGGCAGTATCCAAAATTCAGGATAACGCCCGCGAGAATATCGCCGCAGTTGAATCAGCAGCCGAAGATATCGTTAATTCCACCGAGTCCGCAGCAAAGTCCGGCGAACTGATGGAAGCCATTGTGGGCATTGTTGACGAAACCAACACTCAGGTCGAATCCATCGCCGCAGCAAGCGAAGAACAATCCGCAGCTTCCGAAGAGATAAACATGGCCATCAGCGATGTGGCACGGGTTGCTTCCGAAACATCGGAAGGCATGTCCGCATCAGCTCATGCTCTTAATGAAATAGCAAGCGTAGTTGAAGAACTTGATTCAATAGTACAGGGTATTTCATCCGGAAGAGTGGTAGATACCAGCTCCGGAAAAATTGTTGAATGGTCAGACGACCTTTCGGTCAATGTTCGCACCATTGACGAACACCACATGAAGCTTCTTGATCTCATTAATGAATTATACGGTGCTATGAGACAGCGTAAATCTATCGATGTAATTGCCGATTTCACTAATGATCTCCTTGAATACACCACTTATCACTTTGGTTACGAAGAAAAAATATTCGACAAGCACAGATATCCTGAAACTAAAGAACACAAAAAACTGCACGCAATATTTGTTCAAAAAATTGCTGATTTCAAAGATGAAATTGACGCAGGCAAGCTGACCGCATCTACTGAACTTATCCGCTTCCTCAAGGATTGGCTCATCAAGCACATCATGGTGGTGGATGCCAAGTACACCGACTTCATGCATGAGCATGGCTACCATTAA
- a CDS encoding PLP-dependent aminotransferase family protein: MPVKFADRMSTVHRSFIREILKVTEDASIISFAGGLPNPELFPVSDLEAAAVKVMRESGPQSMQYSTTEGFLPLRQYIADRYREKKGIEVDADEILITSGSQQCLDLLGKVFLNADDNVVIERPGYLGAIQSFSVFQSNFLTVGLEQDGPDLGELERVLDENEAKMFYAVTNFQNPSGLTYSAEKRQGVAEILKGRDILFVEDDPYGELRFMGDFQKPVVRGYLKDNGILLGSFSKVAAPGFRLGWMVCPGEMRDKLIIAKQASDLHTSTFAQRVMHQYVNDNPLDNHIEKIRERYGNQRAAMVRAIEDHFPAEAKVTRPEGGMFLWVTLPEGMSSMDLFDEAIKNKVAFVPGRPFYVDGSGENTFRLNFSNSDEEHIEEGIKRLGEGIKDFMSKS; the protein is encoded by the coding sequence ATGCCCGTTAAGTTTGCCGACCGCATGTCCACCGTGCACAGGTCATTTATCCGTGAAATTCTGAAAGTAACTGAAGATGCATCCATTATCTCATTTGCCGGAGGTTTACCCAATCCTGAACTGTTTCCAGTGTCCGACCTTGAAGCTGCCGCAGTCAAGGTCATGCGCGAAAGCGGACCGCAGTCCATGCAGTATTCCACTACTGAAGGTTTTTTGCCCTTGCGTCAGTACATTGCTGACCGTTACAGGGAGAAGAAAGGGATTGAAGTTGATGCAGATGAAATTTTGATCACTTCCGGCTCACAGCAGTGTCTTGATCTGCTGGGTAAGGTTTTTCTCAATGCCGATGATAACGTCGTTATTGAACGTCCCGGATACCTCGGGGCTATTCAGTCTTTTTCAGTTTTCCAGTCTAATTTTCTTACTGTCGGGCTTGAGCAGGATGGTCCTGACCTTGGCGAGCTGGAGAGGGTGCTTGATGAAAATGAAGCCAAGATGTTCTATGCGGTAACCAATTTTCAAAATCCGTCCGGACTGACCTACAGTGCTGAAAAACGTCAGGGTGTGGCTGAAATCCTTAAAGGCCGCGATATCCTGTTTGTTGAGGATGATCCTTACGGCGAGCTTCGTTTTATGGGTGATTTTCAGAAACCTGTTGTGCGTGGTTATCTGAAAGATAACGGTATCCTGCTCGGTTCTTTTTCAAAAGTTGCGGCACCGGGATTCCGTCTTGGCTGGATGGTCTGCCCCGGCGAAATGCGTGATAAGCTGATTATTGCCAAGCAGGCTTCTGATCTGCACACCAGCACTTTTGCCCAGCGTGTTATGCATCAGTATGTCAATGATAATCCCTTGGATAATCATATTGAAAAGATTCGCGAACGGTACGGAAACCAGCGTGCAGCCATGGTCCGGGCCATTGAAGATCATTTCCCTGCTGAAGCCAAGGTAACCCGTCCTGAAGGCGGAATGTTTCTTTGGGTGACCCTGCCTGAAGGAATGTCTTCCATGGATCTTTTTGATGAAGCCATCAAGAACAAAGTTGCTTTTGTGCCGGGACGTCCTTTCTATGTGGACGGCAGCGGTGAGAATACTTTCCGCCTTAACTTCTCCAACTCTGATGAAGAACATATTGAAGAGGGCATCAAACGCCTTGGTGAAGGTATTAAGGATTTTATGAGCAAGTCATAG
- a CDS encoding ATP-binding protein produces MPDMTKHQELGELLPAMICEFLPDSTLTYVNRAYCEYFGKDEDELVGNKFLEFLPAEAVDAVRSRYLTLTPDIPVHTHVHEVVRDGEIYWHEWTNRAFFDDQGQAIRFQAVGQDTTERKLMEELLQSRLMLREYSIGHSVEEIVTRILEEVEKLTCSEYAFFRFVESDEFILEVEEQVKLNSFLREKHEVHVSDFSLLDDWCSECFHRCCSIYNASIEGSAVYHDSRHDFAQYILITPVLYQGKIFAVLGLCKKDRVFLKNDKEVINQLATTAVDAVVHKIMSDALLRSKEQAEAASNVKSEFLANMSHEIRTPINGIMGMLQLLKTTDLDAEQLEYTDYALKSSSRLSSLLTDILDLTMVEAGQLELHPAPFEIYETLDSVRQLFMQEAREKGLGLNFNVNPQVPSSLEGDSLRLQQVLINLVGNALKFTEQGRVDVEVSLDEDCSKGLLFEVRDTGIGISDDMQEKLFEPFIQADGSYKRRFQGAGLGLSICKRVLNIMGGEVSVSSALGKGTVFSFTMPLTAEKLALSTEERQPLRILIADDDMISRFAIQRLLEKMGYEVHIAENGGRALEMLAERGYVLALIDIQMPVMDGVEVIRKVRSGELGDGLRSLPIIAISAYAMSGDSEKFKNSGANDYLAKPLLFEDLENSILKNLT; encoded by the coding sequence ATGCCTGATATGACAAAGCATCAGGAGCTTGGTGAGCTCCTGCCGGCGATGATTTGCGAGTTTTTACCGGATAGCACTCTTACTTATGTGAATAGGGCATATTGCGAGTATTTCGGTAAAGATGAAGATGAGCTTGTGGGTAATAAATTTTTGGAGTTCCTGCCTGCGGAAGCTGTAGATGCCGTCAGAAGCAGATACCTTACACTTACTCCTGATATCCCGGTTCATACCCATGTGCATGAAGTTGTCAGGGATGGTGAAATCTATTGGCATGAATGGACGAACCGGGCATTTTTTGATGATCAGGGACAGGCGATACGTTTTCAGGCTGTTGGGCAGGATACAACAGAACGCAAGCTCATGGAGGAATTGCTTCAGTCGCGGCTTATGTTGCGCGAATATTCCATCGGTCATAGCGTAGAAGAGATTGTTACCCGCATACTAGAGGAAGTGGAGAAGCTAACCTGTAGCGAGTATGCTTTTTTTCGTTTTGTAGAGTCTGATGAATTTATTCTTGAAGTTGAAGAACAGGTAAAACTGAATTCTTTTCTGCGGGAAAAGCATGAAGTGCATGTGTCAGATTTCTCCCTGCTGGATGATTGGTGTTCAGAATGCTTCCACAGATGTTGCTCTATTTATAATGCTTCAATTGAAGGGAGTGCAGTGTATCACGATTCACGGCATGATTTTGCGCAATACATTTTGATTACTCCTGTTTTGTATCAGGGAAAAATTTTTGCTGTTTTGGGGTTATGCAAAAAAGATCGTGTATTTTTAAAAAATGATAAGGAAGTGATTAATCAGTTGGCAACTACTGCCGTTGATGCTGTCGTTCATAAAATAATGAGTGATGCCCTGTTAAGAAGCAAGGAGCAGGCAGAAGCGGCAAGCAATGTAAAATCTGAATTTCTCGCCAATATGAGTCACGAAATACGAACGCCCATCAACGGAATAATGGGTATGCTTCAACTTTTGAAAACAACTGATCTTGATGCTGAACAGTTGGAGTATACCGACTATGCCTTGAAATCCAGCAGCAGGTTGAGTTCTCTGCTTACGGATATTCTTGATCTTACCATGGTTGAAGCCGGGCAACTTGAACTGCACCCCGCACCTTTTGAAATTTATGAAACTCTGGATTCTGTGCGCCAGCTTTTTATGCAGGAAGCACGGGAAAAAGGTCTAGGCTTGAACTTTAATGTCAATCCGCAGGTGCCAAGTTCGTTAGAGGGTGATTCACTCCGATTACAGCAGGTTCTTATTAATCTTGTAGGTAATGCCTTAAAATTTACCGAGCAGGGCAGGGTTGATGTTGAAGTCTCCTTGGACGAAGATTGCTCAAAAGGGCTTTTGTTTGAAGTCCGGGATACTGGAATCGGGATTTCAGATGATATGCAGGAGAAGCTTTTTGAGCCGTTTATTCAGGCAGACGGCAGTTACAAACGGAGGTTTCAGGGTGCTGGATTGGGATTGTCTATCTGTAAAAGGGTCCTTAATATAATGGGGGGCGAAGTTTCTGTCTCCAGTGCATTGGGGAAAGGGACAGTCTTTTCATTTACAATGCCCTTGACTGCTGAGAAATTAGCTTTATCCACTGAGGAGCGGCAACCTCTGCGGATTCTGATCGCTGATGATGATATGATCAGCAGATTTGCCATTCAGAGGCTGCTTGAAAAGATGGGATATGAAGTTCATATAGCTGAGAATGGGGGGCGTGCGCTAGAGATGCTTGCTGAAAGGGGGTATGTTCTTGCGTTGATAGATATCCAGATGCCAGTGATGGATGGGGTTGAGGTCATCAGGAAAGTCCGTTCTGGTGAACTTGGTGATGGGTTGCGTAGTCTTCCTATTATTGCGATCTCTGCATACGCAATGTCCGGTGATTCTGAAAAATTTAAAAATTCGGGCGCAAATGACTATCTTGCCAAGCCCTTACTGTTTGAAGATTTAGAGAATTCCATTCTGAAGAATCTCACTTGA
- a CDS encoding DVU0772 family protein, with amino-acid sequence MGSLRDYKNWDIDWEMTPEDAVTLYLEWGNHPWDSKFAPVTSKHDYTNYFTVYLWDEKPRVLFVRRNSEEARELMSIELPKDIAERFRKSVGGLKGNYPVNTEVREWIESQMNN; translated from the coding sequence ATGGGAAGCCTTAGAGATTACAAGAATTGGGATATTGATTGGGAAATGACCCCTGAAGATGCTGTAACCCTGTACCTTGAGTGGGGAAACCATCCTTGGGATTCAAAGTTTGCTCCGGTAACTTCCAAGCATGATTATACTAACTATTTCACCGTTTACCTGTGGGACGAAAAGCCGAGGGTGCTGTTTGTCCGCAGGAACTCGGAAGAGGCTCGTGAACTGATGAGCATTGAACTGCCCAAGGACATTGCTGAAAGGTTCAGAAAGTCAGTCGGTGGACTGAAGGGTAATTATCCCGTGAACACCGAAGTAAGAGAATGGATTGAATCACAGATGAATAATTAG
- a CDS encoding YigZ family protein has protein sequence MTNQAYPVPAKGVRTEEIIKKSRFICNICQVQDRNQAKQLIAEIKKEFPDARHHCSAFIAGPPQTGDMGMSDDGEPQGTAGKPMLQVLQGSGIGDIAVVVTRYFGGIKLGTGGLVRAYSGAVQQGLEALDVVMKVPMRILSLEISYAQEGMLRRMLDEYRAEIEEQSFGASLMFTLIMPSNQVDAFCERIVEDTNGTAELLVEEEDIWR, from the coding sequence ATGACCAACCAAGCATACCCTGTCCCCGCAAAAGGGGTCCGTACTGAAGAGATAATAAAAAAAAGCCGTTTCATATGTAATATATGTCAAGTTCAAGACCGTAATCAGGCAAAACAATTAATTGCAGAGATCAAAAAAGAATTCCCGGATGCAAGGCACCACTGCTCCGCTTTTATAGCCGGGCCGCCCCAGACCGGGGATATGGGCATGAGTGATGACGGTGAACCGCAGGGAACAGCAGGCAAGCCCATGCTGCAAGTCCTTCAGGGAAGCGGAATCGGCGATATTGCTGTGGTGGTGACAAGATATTTCGGAGGAATAAAACTGGGAACCGGAGGTCTCGTGCGGGCCTATTCCGGCGCAGTGCAGCAAGGGCTGGAAGCACTTGATGTAGTAATGAAAGTGCCCATGCGTATACTCAGTCTTGAAATTTCATATGCGCAGGAAGGCATGCTGCGGCGTATGCTTGATGAGTACCGGGCTGAGATTGAAGAGCAATCTTTTGGGGCCAGCTTAATGTTTACACTGATCATGCCCTCGAATCAGGTGGATGCTTTTTGCGAACGGATTGTGGAAGATACCAACGGCACTGCCGAACTGCTGGTGGAAGAGGAAGATATTTGGCGATAA